Genomic DNA from Verrucomicrobiota bacterium:
TCGGCTTCGTGCTCGCGCAGCGCCTCGCCGTGCTCATCAACGATCTCGCGTGCCAGATCGACCAGGTATTCGCCCCGGTAGTGGTCTTCAGGAAACTCCACGCGCTCGCCAAGCGCCTCGAGGTAACGCAGCCGCAGCGATTCGCCAAGCACGCGCATTTGGCGCCCGGCATTGTTGTAGTAGTACTCGCGCTCGACATCGAACCCGGCGAACGCCAGCACGCGGCAGATCACGTCGCCCAGGATCGCCTGACGCCCGTGGCCGACCGTGAGCGGCCCTGTCGGATTGGCACTCACGAACTCGACGTTTGCCCGCTTGCCCTTGCCGGCCTGCGAGCGGCCGTAATCGGCGCCCCGGGCGAGCACCTCGCGCAACGCGTGGTGCCATGCCCCGAGCAGCAGCGTGAAGTTGATGAACCCGGGGCCGGCGATCTCGACGCTGTCGAAGACCGAACCGGCGGCGCCTCCGGCCTGGAGCTTCGCGACGATCAGCTCGGCGATGTCGCGCGGCTTCTTGCGTTCGGGCTTGGCGAGCCGCATGGCGATCGTGCACGAAAGGTCGCCATGCGCCTCGTCCTTGGGCTCTTCGAGCTGGACTGGCGGCCAGCCCTCGCTCACGAGTGCTCCCTCGGCTCGAAGCGCTTCGAGCGCCGTCTGAATCGCGGAAGCGATGCTGTGTTCGACTGCCTGGCTCATTGGTTCCGGGTCCGCCGTTAGTCGAGGCGTGGGGCGTCGCCCCAGAGGCTTTCGAGGTTGTAGAGGTCGCGCGTTTCGGGCGCGAAGATGTGGACGATGGCCACAACGTAGTCGATCACGACCCAACTCCCCTCATCGAGACCCTCGACGTGGTTGACGCGCACGCCGTCCTTGTGGAACGTCTCCATGACGTGCTCGGCCACAGCGCGGATCTGGCGCTGCGAGTCGCCGGTGCAGATGACGAAGTAGTCGGTGATCGTCGAGAGCCCGCGCAGGTCGAGTATGACCATGTCGCGTGCGAGTTTCTCGTCGAGCAGTTCACGGCTGCGGCGTGCGATGGCCTCACCGCTCGGCAGCCGGGGCGTTCTCTTTCGTGCCATAGAGTCCTTTCGTTCGGATGTAGCGTTCCACCGCCTCGGGCAGCCGGTAGCGCACCGTCTTGCCCTCGGCGAACCGTGCGCGCAGCCCCGTCGACGAGATGTCCACGCGCACGGCGTCGATGTAGTGGCGCAGCACGCGCTGGCGCGTGTCGGGTGCCAGTCCAATGCCCTCGCACACGAGGTCCTCGATCCGCACACCCGGCCGTGCCACGACGACGAACGTACACAGGTGCACGAGGTGGTCAATGTCCTTCCATGTCGCCAGCTCGCGCACGCTGTCAGCGCCGACGATGAGAAACAACCCCGCCGCATCGCCCTCGCTGGCGCGCAGCGCCTCGATCGTCTCGACCGTGTACGAGACGCCGCCGCGCCGGATCTCGACGTCGCTTACCTGGAACCCCGGGTTGCCGGCGGTGGCGAGCCGGACCATCTCGAGCCGGTCGGCGGCCGGTGCAATCGCGCGGCCCTGTTT
This window encodes:
- the rsfS gene encoding ribosome silencing factor encodes the protein MARKRTPRLPSGEAIARRSRELLDEKLARDMVILDLRGLSTITDYFVICTGDSQRQIRAVAEHVMETFHKDGVRVNHVEGLDEGSWVVIDYVVAIVHIFAPETRDLYNLESLWGDAPRLD
- a CDS encoding nicotinate-nucleotide adenylyltransferase; this encodes MRIGILGGTFDPVHIGHLIIAETVRDELGLDKVLFVPAATPPHKQGRAIAPAADRLEMVRLATAGNPGFQVSDVEIRRGGVSYTVETIEALRASEGDAAGLFLIVGADSVRELATWKDIDHLVHLCTFVVVARPGVRIEDLVCEGIGLAPDTRQRVLRHYIDAVRVDISSTGLRARFAEGKTVRYRLPEAVERYIRTKGLYGTKENAPAAER